A stretch of the Nitratifractor salsuginis DSM 16511 genome encodes the following:
- a CDS encoding DUF2130 domain-containing protein, with the protein MSTSTTIQCPNCGTLIDIDAIFYKQVEEKFKEQQLEERRKLQKELEDRRKEYKAHFDALKAKEEQLREEKERFDEELRRATREQLRKERSKLTEELKGELAKEQAEAMALMQKELEEKSKQIRELSAAKIEIERLKREREELALKAKAEAEAELNKRLAEEKAKAQKYLEEMAQKKLKEIEEAQALKLKEKDEQLKQLQRSLEDAKRKAEQGSMQVQGEALELAIEGWLRSQFPFDSIEEVKKGAFGADCIQTVHTRDAQNCGVICYESKNTKAWSDAWIGKLKQDMLKVGADIGVLVSSVYPPGMERMGWVDGIWVCSLEEFRGSAALLRESLIRVHQAMQREENKADKMTLLYNYLTGNEFQMQLRAIVDGFMQMQNELDKEKRSLMAAWKRRQKLIDSVLANTTEMYGALQGIAGGNALPKIDVLELPEEPEE; encoded by the coding sequence CAAGGAGCAGCAGCTCGAAGAGCGCCGGAAGCTTCAGAAGGAGCTGGAGGACAGGCGCAAGGAGTACAAAGCCCATTTCGATGCCCTCAAAGCCAAAGAGGAGCAGCTTCGCGAAGAGAAAGAGCGCTTCGACGAGGAGTTGCGCCGGGCGACGAGGGAGCAGCTGCGCAAAGAGCGCTCCAAGCTGACCGAAGAGCTCAAGGGCGAGCTGGCCAAAGAGCAGGCCGAGGCGATGGCCCTGATGCAAAAGGAGCTGGAGGAGAAATCGAAGCAGATCCGGGAGCTCTCGGCGGCGAAGATCGAGATCGAGCGGCTCAAGCGCGAAAGGGAGGAGCTGGCCCTCAAGGCCAAGGCTGAGGCCGAAGCGGAGCTCAACAAGCGCTTGGCCGAAGAGAAGGCCAAGGCTCAGAAGTATCTGGAGGAGATGGCCCAGAAGAAGCTCAAAGAGATCGAAGAGGCCCAGGCCCTCAAGCTCAAGGAGAAAGATGAGCAGCTCAAGCAGCTCCAGCGCTCTTTGGAGGATGCCAAGCGCAAGGCGGAGCAGGGGAGTATGCAGGTGCAGGGCGAAGCCTTGGAGTTGGCCATCGAAGGCTGGCTCAGAAGCCAGTTTCCTTTCGACAGCATCGAGGAGGTCAAGAAGGGAGCCTTCGGCGCCGACTGTATCCAGACGGTGCACACCCGCGATGCGCAAAACTGCGGGGTGATCTGCTACGAGTCGAAAAACACCAAAGCCTGGAGCGATGCCTGGATCGGCAAGCTCAAGCAGGATATGCTCAAGGTCGGGGCCGATATCGGGGTACTGGTGAGCTCGGTCTATCCTCCGGGGATGGAGCGGATGGGCTGGGTGGACGGTATCTGGGTCTGCTCCCTGGAAGAGTTCAGGGGTTCGGCAGCGCTGCTGCGTGAGAGCTTGATCCGCGTGCATCAGGCGATGCAGCGGGAGGAGAACAAGGCTGATAAGATGACCCTGCTCTACAACTACCTCACCGGCAACGAATTCCAGATGCAGCTGCGCGCCATTGTGGACGGGTTTATGCAGATGCAAAATGAGCTGGACAAGGAGAAACGCTCTCTCATGGCCGCCTGGAAACGTCGCCAGAAGCTCATCGACAGCGTCCTGGCCAATACGACGGAGATGTACGGAGCCCTACAGGGTATCGCCGGGGGGAATGCTCTGCCGAAGATCGATGTGCTGGAGTTACCGGAGGAGCCGGAGGAATGA